The following are encoded together in the Limanda limanda chromosome 12, fLimLim1.1, whole genome shotgun sequence genome:
- the LOC133015066 gene encoding phospholipase A and acyltransferase 4-like: protein MAPTFNEKPGDLIEIFLWGYQHWAVYIGENEVVTFVKDVSPSSGSFEGLSSRGEVKLEKLTDVVGNDRCQVNNLLDEEYKARKPSIIVEVARRMEGDEPEYDLVTYNSKHFAIEMRYGKAESRQVCI from the exons ATGGCACCAACG tTTAATGAAAAACCAGGAGACCTGATCGAGATCTTCCTTTGGGGCTATCAGCACTGGGCCGTCTACATCGGAGAGAATGAAGTGGTTACGTTCGTTAAAGATG ttaGTCCGTCATCTGGCTCGTTTGAGGgtctgagcagcagaggagaggtgAAGCTTGAGAAGCTCACCGACGTGGTCGGAAATGACCGTTGCCAGGTCAACAATCTGCTGGATGAAGAGTACAAGGCTCGTAAGCCTTCCATCATAGTGGAGGTGGCCCGTCGGATGGAGGGCGACGAGCCAGAATACGACCTTGTCACTTACAACAGCAAGCACTTTGCTATCGAGATGCGATACGGCAAGGCAGAGTCTCGTCAGGTGTGTATCTAA
- the LOC133015065 gene encoding phospholipase A and acyltransferase 4-like: protein MTLVLFNGKPGDLIQIFCLGYQHWAVYIGENEVVHLDTEGGQSSGSLANSSSSIGNVKRENLTDMVGKRHQHINNLLDDKYNARDPSIIVKEACAMVGRELQYNVVTYNCEHFATEMRYGKAESRQVYPGLYGFPYP from the exons ATGACCCTCGtgctc TTTAATGGAAAACCAGGAGACCTGATCCAGATCTTCTGTTTGGGCTATCAGCACTGGGCCGTCTACATCGGTGAGAATGAAGTGGTTCATTTAGATACAGAGG GTGGTCAGTCATCTGGCTCGTTGGCAAATTCGAGCAGCAGCATCGGAAATGTGAAGCGTGAGAACCTCACAGATATGGTCGGCAAACggcatcaacacatcaacaatcTGCTGGATGACAAGTACAACGCTCGTGATCCTTCCATCATAGTGAAGGAGGCCTGTGCGATGGTGGGCCGCGAGCTACAGTACAACGTTGTCACTTACAACTGTGAGCACTTTGCTACCGAGATGCGATACGGCAAGGCAGAGTCTCGTCAGGTGT acccgggtctgtacgGGTTCCCTTacccgtag